ATCTTCTTGTTGATGAATTTGAAGAATCTTATAGGGATAAATGTGAAGCTTATTTTGATATAACTCAACAGGATgactggaaaaaaggaaaggaattATACGAATATTATTTTGATTATGAAGACCTTTTTTCTCTGGCTCAATCCGGTGAAGATGAAGAATgcacatattataataaaattcaagaaaacaaaattattcgATTATTTCAAAGATCTTTGTGAATCCAAGCCACATAAATGCCCAGATTTCTATGAACAATTCAAGTCTTACGAACCTGATGAAGTGCTACGTTTATTACCGTGtcacgaaaaataaaacagcaACAAAATGCTGCGAGTATTCATGTGCAATCTCCTGATGCTCCAGAACTACGGATAGAACCTGCAATAAGTAGAGATTATTCTGACAATCTAAATCATTCAGACCATTCTTTTACCCAGTTAGATAATGGAAATTCCGTAATTGGAACAAAAGTTACTC
The Plasmodium cynomolgi strain B DNA, scaffold: 1088, whole genome shotgun sequence genome window above contains:
- a CDS encoding hypothetical protein (putative), whose product is CKLFNYWIYGELARKYDYNYIRKVIPAFGGVNLVLNDLLVDEFEESYRDKCEAYFDITQQDDWKKGKELYEYYFDYEDLFSLAQSGEDEECTYYNKIQENKIIRLFQRSL